The following proteins come from a genomic window of Paucimonas lemoignei:
- the livM gene encoding leucine/isoleucine/valine transporter permease subunit produces MSKSLKQALFSAALVWAVAYPVLGLKLAFSGVTLQVQNASQMTLMIIALCSVLMFLRVLFAEKISGMRNKNRQPLISQKTSDFLSQPKTQRWGLIALIVLAFIWPFFGSRGAVDIATLILIYVMLGLGLNIVVGLAGLLDLGYVGFYAVGAYGYALLSHYFGLSFWEALPLTGLLAALFGFLLGFPVLRLRGDYLAIVTLGFGEIIRIFLRNLTDITGGPNGISNIDKPTLFGLSFDRRAAEGAQTFHEYFGLAYNPISKVIYLYLIALLLALVALFVINRLLRMPIGRAWEALREDEIACRALGLNPTVIKLSAFTLGAAFAGFAGSFFAARQGLVTPESFTFIESAIILAIVVLGGMGSQLGVILAAIVMILLPELMREFSDYRMLMFGALMVLMMIWRPQGFLPMQRPHMELRK; encoded by the coding sequence ATGAGCAAGTCTCTCAAACAGGCGCTGTTCAGCGCCGCGCTGGTGTGGGCAGTGGCTTACCCGGTGCTGGGCCTGAAACTGGCCTTCTCCGGCGTGACCCTGCAAGTGCAGAACGCCAGCCAGATGACCCTGATGATCATCGCCCTGTGTTCGGTGCTGATGTTCCTGCGCGTACTGTTCGCTGAAAAGATCAGCGGTATGCGTAACAAGAATCGTCAGCCATTGATCTCGCAAAAGACCAGCGACTTCCTGAGCCAGCCAAAAACCCAGCGCTGGGGCCTGATCGCCCTGATCGTGCTGGCGTTCATCTGGCCGTTCTTTGGTTCGCGAGGCGCAGTAGACATCGCCACCCTGATCCTGATCTACGTGATGCTTGGCCTGGGCCTGAACATCGTCGTGGGTCTGGCGGGTCTGCTGGACCTTGGCTATGTCGGCTTCTATGCCGTCGGCGCCTACGGTTACGCCCTGCTGTCGCATTATTTCGGCCTGAGCTTCTGGGAGGCGTTGCCACTCACCGGCCTGCTGGCGGCGCTGTTCGGGTTCCTGCTGGGCTTCCCCGTCCTGCGTTTACGGGGGGATTACCTGGCCATCGTGACCCTGGGCTTCGGCGAGATCATCCGCATCTTCCTGCGTAACCTCACCGACATCACTGGCGGCCCGAACGGCATCAGCAACATCGACAAGCCGACGCTGTTCGGCCTGAGCTTCGATCGCAGGGCTGCTGAAGGTGCGCAAACCTTCCACGAGTATTTCGGCCTGGCCTACAACCCGATCAGCAAGGTGATTTACCTGTACCTGATCGCGTTGCTGTTGGCGCTGGTGGCTCTGTTTGTGATCAACCGCCTGCTGCGCATGCCGATTGGCCGCGCCTGGGAAGCGTTGCGCGAAGATGAAATCGCTTGCCGCGCACTGGGTCTGAACCCGACCGTGATCAAGCTTTCGGCGTTCACCCTGGGTGCCGCTTTCGCAGGTTTCGCGGGCAGCTTCTTCGCTGCGCGCCAAGGGCTGGTCACGCCGGAGTCGTTCACCTTTATCGAGTCGGCAATCATTCTGGCCATCGTCGTACTGGGGGGCATGGGCTCGCAACTGGGCGTGATTCTGGCGGCCATCGTGATGATCCTGCTGCCTGAGTTGATGCGTGAATTCAGCGATTACCGCATGTTGATGTTCGGCGCCCTGATGGTGCTGATGATGATCTGGCGTCCACAAGGTTTCCTGCCGATGCAACGCCCTCACATGGAGCTGCGCAAATGA
- the livF_5 gene encoding branched-chain amino acid ABC transporter ATP-binding protein yields MLQFENVSTFYGKIQALHGVNVDVRQGEIVTLIGANGAGKSTLLMTLCGSPRAHSGSIRYMGEELVGLDSSVIMRKSIAVVPEGRRVFARLTVEENLAMGGFFTEKGDYQEQMDKVLYLFPRLKERFNQRGGTMSGGEQQMLAIGRALMSKPKLLLLDEPSLGLAPIIIQQIFEIVEQLRRDGVTVFLVEQNANQALKIADRAYVLENGRVVMQGTGEELLVDPKVRDAYLGG; encoded by the coding sequence ATGCTGCAATTCGAAAACGTTTCCACCTTCTACGGCAAGATTCAGGCGCTGCACGGCGTCAACGTCGACGTCCGCCAGGGCGAGATCGTGACCTTGATCGGTGCCAACGGCGCCGGTAAATCCACGCTGCTGATGACCTTGTGCGGTTCACCCCGCGCCCACAGCGGCAGCATCCGCTACATGGGCGAAGAGCTGGTCGGCCTGGACTCCTCGGTGATCATGCGCAAAAGCATCGCGGTGGTGCCTGAGGGCCGTCGTGTGTTCGCCCGCCTGACCGTGGAAGAAAACCTCGCCATGGGCGGCTTCTTCACCGAAAAAGGTGACTATCAGGAGCAGATGGACAAGGTGCTGTACCTGTTCCCGCGCCTGAAGGAGCGCTTCAATCAGCGCGGCGGCACCATGTCCGGCGGCGAACAGCAGATGCTTGCCATTGGCCGCGCGCTGATGAGCAAACCCAAGCTGCTGTTGCTGGACGAACCTTCACTGGGCCTGGCGCCGATCATCATCCAGCAGATTTTCGAGATCGTCGAACAGCTGCGCCGTGATGGCGTCACCGTCTTCCTGGTAGAGCAGAACGCCAACCAGGCCTTGAAGATCGCGGACCGTGCCTATGTGCTGGAAAACGGTCGCGTGGTCATGCAGGGCACCGGTGAAGAATTGCTGGTAGACCCGAAAGTTCGTGATGCCTACCTGGGTGGTTAA
- the livH_6 gene encoding inner-membrane translocator, producing the protein MPEFFHYMQQLVNGLTIGSTYALIAIGYTMVYGIIGMINFAHGEVYMIGSYVAFMALAGLAMMGIHSLPLLMIVAFAATIIVTSAYGYSIERLAYRPLRNSNRLIPLISAIGMSIFLQNAVQLSQGSGNFAIPNLLPGSFSFGPGGSEEVLISYMQVVVFVVTLLAMTGLTLFISRSRMGRACRACAEDMKMANLLGINTNTIIALTFVVGAALAAVAAVLLSMQYGVINPSAGFLVGLKAFTAAVLGGIGSIPGAMLGGLVLGVAEAFGADIFGDQYKDVVAFGLLVLVLLFRPTGILGRPEVEKV; encoded by the coding sequence ATGCCCGAGTTTTTCCACTACATGCAGCAACTGGTCAATGGCCTCACCATTGGCAGTACGTATGCATTGATCGCCATCGGCTACACGATGGTGTACGGCATCATTGGAATGATCAACTTCGCTCACGGCGAGGTGTACATGATCGGTTCCTATGTTGCGTTCATGGCCCTGGCCGGTCTGGCCATGATGGGTATCCACAGCCTGCCGCTGTTGATGATTGTCGCCTTCGCCGCCACGATCATCGTGACCAGTGCCTACGGGTACAGCATTGAACGGCTTGCCTATCGTCCGTTGCGTAACAGCAACCGCCTGATTCCACTGATTTCTGCGATCGGCATGTCGATCTTTCTGCAGAACGCAGTCCAGCTTTCCCAGGGTTCCGGCAACTTTGCCATCCCCAATCTGCTCCCCGGCAGCTTTTCGTTCGGCCCGGGCGGTTCAGAAGAAGTGCTGATCTCCTACATGCAGGTGGTGGTGTTCGTCGTCACGCTGCTGGCCATGACTGGCCTGACCTTGTTCATCTCCCGCTCGCGAATGGGCCGCGCCTGCCGCGCCTGCGCCGAGGACATGAAAATGGCCAACCTGCTGGGCATCAACACCAACACCATCATTGCCCTGACCTTCGTCGTCGGCGCAGCACTGGCGGCCGTCGCCGCGGTGCTGTTGAGCATGCAATACGGTGTGATCAACCCGAGCGCCGGTTTCCTCGTCGGCCTCAAAGCGTTTACCGCCGCTGTGCTGGGTGGCATCGGCTCGATCCCCGGCGCCATGCTGGGCGGTCTGGTGCTGGGCGTCGCTGAAGCCTTCGGCGCCGATATCTTTGGTGATCAATACAAGGACGTGGTGGCCTTCGGCTTGCTGGTTCTCGTTCTGCTGTTCCGGCCGACCGGTATCCTGGGCCGTCCTGAGGTTGAGAAAGTATGA
- the cph2_11 gene encoding GGDEF domain/EAL domain protein — MEWLGLHLLSGPPPEGMLLLDCMHNMFLMALSYGVICAACFATLDIGERIIHVENQRSRQRWQVLGALCLAGGVWAMHFIGMLAFETPMPVRYDLPVTVASLFIAAVSGAFAIRAISQEVLGPGQWLLSAVGIGLGVGVMHYVGMSALRSPAIQYYQTGPFGLSILMAVLCGAVFLLLPGYLRQGSGPFHQMLKYGASMLLGAGLLGTHMMGMWSLNLVLPTHIQLHSAEPGNGMQLGLTIAIISFLIIGGSISASMADKKLQSKEHDLRRVNALLSQLDQARVSLQQVAHYDALTNLMNRRGFNQVFAEKLLEHAASNGMMAVMFLDIDHFKRINDSLGHDAGDDLLKAIADRIRSATRADDVVARFGGDEFCILISLHSYDEAEHLASRIMSKMKEAIALAGRQMVMTTSIGISIYPQDGQTCDELLKHADLALYQSKGNGRNRLHFFSPNLKTKASLELQLEEELRNALLEDAQLQVFYQPIVDVRTGQVAKLEALVRWEHPMHGLLTPDRFISIAETNGLIADLDNWVLRRACRDLGLLSGDGLENLIIAVNCSALNLAREDLIDDIQTALRDANVPPRRLELEVTENALMGNISNTIGLLKQIRSLGVSLSIDDFGTGYSSLAYLKRLPLDTVKIDRSFIVDIPRSPQDMEIVQAIIVMAHTLHLKVVTEGVETTQQKEFLTQYGCDYLQGYLISRPLPLDQVVSLVQKLNARKTISPPISVPDTAHNTGRGAWIQGPAR; from the coding sequence ATGGAATGGCTGGGTTTGCATCTGTTGTCCGGGCCACCGCCCGAGGGAATGCTGCTCCTCGACTGCATGCACAACATGTTTTTGATGGCTCTGTCGTACGGGGTCATCTGTGCCGCCTGTTTTGCGACGCTGGACATCGGCGAGCGCATCATTCATGTGGAAAACCAACGCAGCCGCCAACGCTGGCAGGTGCTGGGTGCGCTGTGCCTGGCTGGCGGCGTGTGGGCCATGCACTTCATCGGGATGCTCGCGTTTGAAACGCCCATGCCGGTCCGCTATGACTTGCCGGTGACTGTGGCCTCACTGTTCATCGCGGCAGTCTCCGGCGCGTTCGCGATTCGCGCCATCAGCCAGGAGGTACTCGGCCCTGGGCAATGGCTGCTCAGTGCGGTGGGCATTGGCCTGGGCGTCGGTGTCATGCATTACGTGGGCATGTCAGCCTTGCGCTCCCCTGCCATTCAGTATTACCAAACCGGTCCGTTTGGCCTGTCGATCCTGATGGCTGTGCTTTGCGGCGCAGTGTTTCTACTGCTGCCCGGTTATCTGCGCCAAGGCAGCGGCCCGTTCCACCAGATGCTCAAGTACGGGGCCAGCATGCTGCTGGGTGCCGGGTTGCTGGGCACCCACATGATGGGCATGTGGTCGCTGAACCTGGTGCTCCCGACCCATATACAGCTCCATTCGGCCGAGCCAGGTAATGGCATGCAGCTGGGGCTGACCATCGCGATCATTTCGTTTCTGATCATTGGCGGCAGCATCAGCGCGTCCATGGCCGACAAAAAGCTGCAGAGCAAGGAGCACGACCTGCGTCGGGTCAATGCACTGCTCAGCCAGCTGGATCAGGCGCGGGTCTCGCTGCAACAGGTGGCGCATTACGATGCCTTGACCAACCTGATGAACCGCCGGGGTTTCAACCAGGTCTTTGCCGAAAAGCTCCTCGAACATGCCGCCAGCAACGGCATGATGGCGGTGATGTTTCTCGACATCGATCACTTCAAACGCATCAATGACAGCCTCGGCCACGACGCCGGCGACGACCTGCTCAAAGCCATCGCCGACCGAATCCGCAGTGCAACCCGCGCCGACGACGTGGTGGCGCGGTTTGGCGGCGATGAATTCTGCATCCTGATCAGCCTGCACAGCTACGACGAAGCCGAGCACCTGGCCAGCCGGATCATGTCGAAAATGAAGGAAGCCATTGCCCTGGCCGGAAGGCAGATGGTCATGACCACCAGCATCGGTATCAGCATCTACCCCCAGGACGGGCAGACCTGCGACGAGCTGCTCAAGCACGCAGACTTGGCGCTGTATCAATCCAAAGGTAACGGGCGCAATCGCCTGCACTTCTTCAGCCCCAACCTCAAAACCAAAGCCAGCCTGGAACTCCAACTGGAAGAAGAACTGCGTAACGCCTTGCTTGAAGATGCGCAGCTGCAGGTGTTTTACCAGCCCATTGTCGACGTACGCACCGGCCAGGTCGCCAAGCTCGAAGCACTGGTGCGCTGGGAACATCCGATGCATGGTCTGCTGACACCGGACCGTTTCATCAGCATCGCGGAAACCAACGGCCTGATTGCCGACCTGGACAACTGGGTGCTGCGCCGGGCCTGCCGGGATCTTGGCCTGCTCAGCGGCGACGGCCTGGAGAATCTGATCATTGCCGTCAACTGCTCGGCGCTGAACCTGGCCCGTGAAGACCTCATCGACGATATTCAAACCGCGCTCAGGGACGCCAATGTTCCCCCGCGACGGCTGGAGCTGGAGGTCACTGAAAACGCCTTGATGGGCAACATCAGCAACACCATCGGCCTGCTCAAGCAAATCCGCAGCCTGGGGGTGTCATTGTCTATCGACGACTTCGGCACCGGCTACTCATCGCTGGCCTACCTCAAGCGCCTGCCGCTGGATACGGTGAAAATCGACCGCTCATTCATCGTCGACATCCCAAGGTCGCCCCAGGACATGGAGATCGTGCAGGCAATTATCGTCATGGCCCACACCCTGCACCTCAAAGTGGTGACCGAAGGAGTGGAAACCACGCAACAGAAAGAATTCCTGACCCAGTACGGCTGCGATTACCTGCAGGGCTACTTGATCAGCAGGCCTCTGCCGCTGGACCAGGTGGTGTCGCTGGTCCAGAAACTCAACGCGCGCAAAACGATCAGCCCACCCATCAGTGTGCCCGATACAGCGCATAACACAGGTCGCGGGGCATGGATCCAGGGCCCGGCGCGGTAA
- the dmlR_22 gene encoding LysR family transcriptional regulator, producing MSEIDDLAAFAVLIDAGSFTAAARRLGCSKGYLSKRMSNLEENYGVMLMHRSTRSLNLTSAGAALLPQGQQLLVSMSRARNIVALMRDEMVGEVRLTAPVSLGETFFDGLLMEFSALHPQVRIELELNNNFRDLRRDGFDLAIRSYVDSDERLIAKPLLAMQELTCASSAYLDQSGHPRTPQELSSHQCLLNSHYSGRNEWLYHQNHDLTRVQVNGTFASNHYGLLKKAALVGAGIARLPSYMVHAEINDGRLHWLLRDYQTSTSPLFLVHPYEGELPKRMQVLANYLIGWFERSTAALERLGVVED from the coding sequence GTGAGCGAGATCGATGACCTGGCAGCCTTCGCAGTACTGATCGACGCGGGCAGTTTCACCGCTGCGGCACGACGTCTGGGCTGCAGTAAGGGCTACCTGTCCAAGCGCATGAGCAATCTGGAAGAAAACTACGGGGTGATGTTGATGCACCGCAGCACCCGCAGTCTGAACCTCACCTCGGCGGGTGCGGCCTTGCTGCCTCAGGGTCAGCAGTTGTTGGTCAGCATGTCGCGGGCGCGCAACATCGTCGCCCTCATGCGCGACGAAATGGTCGGGGAGGTTCGGCTGACGGCGCCGGTGTCGCTGGGCGAAACCTTTTTCGATGGCCTGCTGATGGAGTTCTCCGCGCTGCACCCGCAGGTCAGGATCGAGCTTGAGCTCAACAATAATTTCCGTGACCTGCGCCGAGATGGTTTTGATCTGGCGATCCGCTCATATGTAGATAGCGATGAGCGACTGATTGCCAAGCCCTTGCTCGCCATGCAGGAGTTGACCTGTGCCAGCAGCGCCTACCTGGACCAGTCTGGTCATCCGAGGACGCCTCAGGAACTGAGTAGCCACCAGTGTTTGCTCAACAGCCACTACAGCGGGCGCAACGAGTGGCTTTATCACCAGAATCACGACCTGACCCGTGTGCAGGTCAACGGCACCTTTGCCAGCAACCACTATGGGTTGTTGAAAAAGGCCGCGCTGGTGGGCGCCGGAATCGCTCGGTTGCCGTCGTACATGGTGCATGCCGAGATCAACGATGGCCGTTTGCACTGGCTGCTACGCGACTACCAGACCAGTACCTCGCCGCTGTTTCTGGTCCACCCTTACGAGGGGGAATTGCCCAAGCGTATGCAGGTACTGGCGAATTACCTGATTGGCTGGTTCGAGCGCAGTACGGCAGCGTTGGAGCGGTTGGGGGTGGTTGAGGATTGA
- a CDS encoding short chain dehydrogenase: MKILLIGASGTIGSAVVQELAPRHEIVLIGRNSGDVQVDISDSASIRKLFERVGHFDALVCAAGNVTFAPLADMSEKDFTLGLQDKLMGQVNLLLIGREFANDGASFTFTTGVLNRDPIHSGASASLVNGALDAFVRAAAIEMPRGMRVNAVSPTVLVEAMGSYAPYFRGFKPVPAADVALAYAKSVEGLQTGQVYQVG, translated from the coding sequence ATGAAAATTCTGTTGATTGGAGCAAGCGGCACCATCGGCTCGGCGGTTGTCCAGGAACTGGCGCCGCGTCATGAGATCGTGCTCATTGGCCGCAACAGTGGCGATGTGCAAGTCGATATTAGTGACAGCGCATCCATCCGGAAACTCTTCGAACGGGTAGGCCACTTCGATGCACTGGTATGTGCGGCAGGCAATGTCACCTTCGCGCCGCTGGCGGATATGAGTGAGAAAGACTTTACACTGGGCCTGCAGGACAAGCTCATGGGGCAAGTCAACCTGCTGCTGATCGGACGCGAATTTGCCAACGATGGCGCGTCCTTCACCTTCACTACCGGTGTGCTGAACCGTGACCCCATTCACAGTGGCGCATCCGCCAGCCTGGTCAATGGCGCGCTGGATGCGTTCGTGCGTGCTGCGGCCATCGAAATGCCGCGTGGCATGCGGGTCAATGCGGTGAGCCCAACCGTCCTGGTCGAAGCGATGGGCAGCTACGCGCCTTATTTTCGGGGCTTCAAACCGGTTCCCGCAGCCGACGTGGCGCTGGCCTACGCCAAAAGTGTCGAAGGCCTGCAAACCGGTCAGGTCTATCAGGTTGGCTGA
- a CDS encoding Uncharacterized conserved small protein, with product MNEEPSTLYAKLLGETASITWTELQPFFARGALLWVEPALDLIEVAQAVAENKADKVSAWLASGEVGKVAESRALELVERDPVLWAVVVAPWVLVQDRAPAL from the coding sequence ATGAACGAAGAACCTAGCACCCTCTATGCCAAACTGCTCGGCGAAACTGCATCTATTACCTGGACAGAGTTGCAACCGTTCTTTGCACGGGGTGCCCTGTTGTGGGTCGAGCCTGCTCTGGATTTGATCGAAGTGGCGCAGGCCGTTGCCGAAAACAAGGCCGACAAAGTCAGCGCCTGGCTGGCTAGCGGGGAGGTCGGCAAGGTGGCTGAGTCGCGGGCGCTGGAGCTGGTGGAGCGCGATCCGGTACTGTGGGCGGTGGTAGTGGCACCTTGGGTGTTGGTCCAGGACAGGGCGCCTGCTTTATAA
- the livG gene encoding leucine/isoleucine/valine transporter ATP-binding subunit: protein MSRPILEVSGLSMRFGGLLAVNGVGLTVNEKQVVSMIGPNGAGKTTVFNCLTGFYKPSAGTILLDGEPIQGLAGHQIARKGVVRTFQNVRLFKEMTALENLLVAQHRHLNTNFFAGLFRTPSFRRSEREAMDYAEHWLEAVNLKEFANRTAGTLAYGQQRRLEIARCMMTRPRILMLDEPAAGLNPKETEDLKALIGVLRNEHNATVLLIEHDMKLVMSISDHIVVINQGTPLADGTPEQIRDNPEVIKAYLGEA, encoded by the coding sequence ATGAGCCGGCCGATCCTGGAAGTCAGCGGCCTGAGCATGCGCTTTGGCGGGCTGCTGGCGGTCAACGGCGTAGGCCTGACCGTCAATGAGAAACAAGTCGTGTCGATGATCGGCCCCAACGGCGCTGGCAAGACCACGGTGTTCAACTGCCTGACCGGTTTCTACAAACCGTCTGCCGGCACGATCCTGCTGGACGGCGAGCCGATCCAGGGCCTGGCCGGACACCAGATTGCCCGTAAAGGTGTGGTGCGTACGTTTCAGAACGTGCGCCTGTTCAAGGAAATGACCGCGCTGGAAAACCTCCTGGTTGCCCAGCATCGGCACTTGAATACCAATTTCTTCGCAGGCCTGTTCCGCACTCCGTCGTTTCGGCGCAGTGAGCGCGAAGCCATGGACTACGCCGAACACTGGCTCGAAGCCGTGAACCTCAAGGAATTCGCCAACCGTACCGCAGGCACGTTGGCGTACGGTCAGCAGCGTCGCCTGGAAATCGCCCGCTGCATGATGACCCGGCCACGCATCCTGATGCTCGACGAACCGGCTGCGGGCCTGAACCCCAAGGAAACCGAAGACCTCAAGGCGCTGATCGGCGTGCTGCGCAACGAGCACAACGCGACCGTTCTGCTCATCGAGCACGACATGAAACTGGTGATGAGCATTTCCGACCACATTGTGGTGATCAACCAGGGCACGCCGCTGGCTGATGGCACGCCAGAACAGATCCGCGACAATCCTGAAGTGATCAAAGCCTACCTGGGGGAAGCGTAA
- the yjjL_3 gene encoding MFS sugar transporter: protein MHSSPTPSPQASNAWRVLFLLFLANLFNFFDRTIPAIIIEPIRMEWHLSDFQLGIIGTAFTLVYAIAGLPLGRMADNGSRKKIMGWGLAVWSGLTAINGLAGSFWTFLLVRMGVGIGEASYAPAANSLIGDLFPAHRRARAMGIFMLGLPLGLLLAFFTIGAMVQAFDSWRAPFFIAAVPGLVLAVFMFFIREPKRGAAESVRMSQERIEKPIRRVLTIPTFGWLVLAGLTFNFATYACNSFMVPMLQRYFLLPLQEAAVATGVIVGLTGLVGLTLGGWVADKLHQRFANGRLLFAAGSMLVATLATAYALHAGRIEIGVFVGVFSLGWLFAYNFYTCVYTAIQDVVEPRLRATAMALFFAGLYLLGGGLGPVVVGLLSDHFAHAAMAAAGAEQMSEAFKAVGLHDAMYLIPVALGLTLVFLYLASRCFSRDALRMKEGMTADEPLVSVA from the coding sequence ATGCACAGCTCACCGACACCTTCCCCCCAGGCTTCGAACGCCTGGCGGGTTCTGTTTCTGCTGTTTCTGGCCAATCTGTTCAACTTTTTCGACCGGACCATTCCCGCGATCATCATCGAACCCATTCGCATGGAATGGCATCTGAGCGATTTTCAGCTGGGCATCATCGGTACGGCGTTCACCCTGGTGTACGCCATTGCCGGATTGCCACTGGGGCGCATGGCTGACAATGGCTCACGCAAGAAAATCATGGGCTGGGGGCTGGCAGTGTGGAGCGGACTCACGGCGATCAACGGGTTGGCGGGGAGCTTCTGGACGTTCCTGCTGGTGCGCATGGGCGTTGGCATTGGCGAGGCCAGTTATGCGCCGGCCGCCAATTCGCTCATCGGTGATCTGTTCCCGGCGCATCGGCGGGCCAGGGCCATGGGGATTTTCATGCTCGGCTTGCCCCTGGGTTTGTTGCTGGCTTTCTTCACCATCGGCGCGATGGTCCAGGCGTTTGACAGCTGGCGTGCTCCGTTCTTTATTGCCGCGGTGCCGGGTCTGGTACTGGCGGTGTTCATGTTTTTCATCCGCGAGCCCAAGCGTGGGGCCGCAGAAAGCGTGCGGATGTCGCAAGAGAGAATCGAAAAGCCCATTCGCCGAGTGCTGACTATTCCCACCTTTGGCTGGCTGGTGCTGGCGGGCCTGACCTTCAACTTCGCGACCTACGCCTGCAATTCCTTCATGGTGCCCATGCTGCAGCGTTACTTCCTGCTGCCTCTGCAGGAGGCCGCAGTCGCGACCGGCGTCATCGTCGGGTTGACCGGGCTGGTCGGCTTGACGCTGGGCGGATGGGTCGCAGACAAATTGCACCAGCGCTTCGCCAATGGCCGCTTGTTGTTTGCGGCGGGCAGCATGCTGGTGGCCACCCTGGCAACGGCTTACGCGTTGCACGCCGGGCGTATCGAGATTGGAGTTTTCGTCGGGGTGTTCAGCCTGGGCTGGCTGTTTGCGTACAACTTTTATACTTGCGTGTACACGGCGATTCAGGACGTGGTCGAGCCTCGTCTGCGGGCGACGGCCATGGCGCTGTTCTTCGCCGGTTTGTATCTGCTGGGTGGCGGGTTAGGCCCGGTGGTAGTTGGCCTGCTCTCGGATCACTTTGCCCACGCAGCCATGGCGGCGGCAGGGGCCGAGCAGATGAGTGAAGCGTTCAAGGCGGTCGGCTTGCACGACGCGATGTACCTGATCCCCGTGGCGCTGGGCCTGACCCTGGTGTTTCTGTACCTGGCTTCGCGGTGCTTCAGTCGGGATGCGTTGCGGATGAAAGAGGGGATGACGGCGGATGAGCCGCTTGTATCGGTTGCTTGA
- the braC_3 gene encoding branched-chain amino acid ABC transporter substrate-binding protein — MTKGTKKLSKLFAALVMAGVASHSFAADTIKIGIAGPKTGPVAEYGTMQFNGAKMAIEQINAKGGVDGKKLEAVEYDDVCEPKQAVAVANKVVNDGVKFVIGHLCSSSTQPASDIYEDEGIIMITPAATSPEITARGYKLVFRTIGLDSAQGPAAGNYIASVIKPKNVAVIHDKQQYGEGIATAVKQTLEGKGIKVALFEGINAGDKDFSSLIAKLKQANVDFVYYGGYHPELGQILRQSKEKGLNAKFMGPEGVGNDSISQIAGDASEGLLVTLPKSFDQDPSNQALTKAFQDKKQDPSGPFVYPAYSAVQVVADGIAAAKSEDTAKVAAAIHAGTFKTPMGDLSYDEKGDLKNFQFVVYEWHFGKPKTEAAK, encoded by the coding sequence ATGACTAAGGGTACCAAGAAGCTTTCCAAGCTGTTTGCCGCATTGGTTATGGCGGGGGTTGCCAGCCATTCGTTCGCAGCAGATACCATCAAGATCGGCATCGCAGGTCCTAAAACCGGCCCGGTAGCCGAATACGGCACCATGCAGTTCAATGGCGCGAAAATGGCTATCGAGCAGATCAACGCCAAAGGCGGCGTCGACGGCAAGAAGCTCGAAGCTGTTGAATACGATGACGTCTGTGAACCGAAACAGGCCGTGGCTGTTGCCAACAAAGTGGTCAACGACGGTGTCAAGTTCGTGATTGGTCACCTGTGCTCCAGCTCCACTCAACCGGCTTCGGACATCTACGAAGACGAAGGCATCATCATGATCACTCCGGCTGCAACCAGCCCGGAAATCACGGCTCGTGGCTACAAGCTGGTGTTCCGCACCATCGGTCTGGACAGCGCCCAGGGCCCGGCAGCTGGCAACTACATCGCCAGCGTCATCAAACCTAAAAACGTAGCCGTCATCCACGACAAGCAGCAGTACGGTGAAGGCATCGCCACCGCCGTCAAGCAGACGCTGGAAGGCAAAGGCATCAAGGTTGCTCTGTTCGAAGGCATCAATGCCGGCGACAAAGACTTCTCTTCGCTGATCGCCAAGCTCAAGCAAGCCAACGTCGACTTCGTCTACTACGGCGGCTACCACCCTGAGCTGGGCCAGATCCTGCGCCAGTCCAAGGAAAAAGGCCTGAACGCCAAGTTCATGGGCCCTGAAGGCGTCGGCAACGACTCCATCTCGCAAATCGCCGGTGATGCTTCCGAAGGCCTGCTGGTTACCCTGCCGAAATCTTTCGACCAGGACCCAAGCAACCAGGCGCTGACCAAGGCATTCCAGGACAAGAAGCAGGATCCGAGCGGTCCGTTCGTGTACCCGGCCTACTCCGCCGTTCAAGTTGTGGCTGACGGCATCGCTGCTGCCAAGTCCGAAGACACCGCCAAAGTGGCAGCCGCCATCCACGCCGGTACCTTCAAGACTCCGATGGGCGATCTGAGCTACGACGAAAAAGGCGACCTGAAAAACTTCCAGTTCGTGGTTTACGAGTGGCACTTCGGCAAGCCGAAGACTGAAGCCGCCAAGTAA